A stretch of DNA from Anaerobacillus isosaccharinicus:
GTTTCTTACAAATCCATGCTGTATAGTAACCAGAATCAGTGGCAGCTGCTTCAACTTTAAAACCAAATCGCTCAATTTGACGTTCTAATCTTTCAATATAAGGTTGTGAATCGTGGACATTTCCTGGAGTTACATGAACATCCGTGATGATGTTAAATTTCATATCGGTTGTACGGTGATCAAGGTAAAAAAATCCCTCAGGTTTCCCCTCTCGGTACATATACCCGCTCTCAGGGTCTGTTGTACTTTCTTTTATTTCTTTTTCTTCACTCACTTCCTCCCTAGCTTTTAAAGGCTTTTTTCCATGCTCACGACGGCTTTCTTCAATAGCTGCATCTAGCTCTTTTATATAAGTTCTAGTAGGGGATTGAACAGTTTTTTTCACAAACTTTTTTTTATTTGCGTTCGCTTTTAAATGTGTGGAATCAGTAAATAAAACCCGGCCACCAACCATTCGATGTTTCATCGCCAATTCTACTACTTCATCAAAGATATCCTGAAAAGCACTGGTCCCATCAAACCGTTTATGTCGATTAAAACTAATCGTAGAATGATGAGGAACACGTTCTGTTATTCCAAGGCCAAGGAACCATCGGTAAGCCATATTGGTTTGAATTTCTTTTTCTAATCTGCGTTCCGACCGAATTCCGTATAAATAACCAATAAACATCATCTTAAATAGCATGACAGGATCAATTGGTGGTCGTCCATTATCTGCACAATAGTAACCCTTTACTTTATCGTAGATAAAAGAGAAATCTATGTATTTATCAATAATTCTTAGTTCATGATCTTCAGGGACTAGCTGATCAATGGTTACCATTTCAAACTCAATTTGTTTTTCTTTTCTAGGCTTTAGCATGAATATCACCTCAAATTAGTCTATACAAATATTATACTACACTTATCTGAATAGTCAGTTATAATTATTGATTTTAGACCGTTTTATAAAATAAAAAGAGAGAGCCGTGAGACAATATAAATTGTCTCACGGCTCTTGTTATCTCCTAAACGCCACCTTTTGTTTGTGAAGAGCCAAGCAACGCTCGGCTACTGGAAAAATTTACATAGTTTAATCATGAAAACAGGCTGTTGAGACTTTCTCAACAGCCTGAAAGCAGTAAGCCCTGAGCTTACTGCTTTTTTCGTATTTATTCTCCAGCTACTGCTAATCCTTTAATTTTTAATGATGGTGAGCCTACATATCCACCCATTGGTAGACCGAAAGTTAAGTCATCGGCAATGCTCTCTACTTGTTCGAGCATGGTGAAGAAATTCCCAGCGATTGTAATTTGGTTTACAGGTCGCTCTATTTGGCCGTTTTTTACGAGATATCCATTGGCGGCTAATGAAAAATCGCCGGAAATCGGGTTCGCACCTGAGTGTAATCCTTGTAAATCGGTAATGATTAAGGCTTC
This window harbors:
- a CDS encoding IS1182 family transposase, which translates into the protein MLKPRKEKQIEFEMVTIDQLVPEDHELRIIDKYIDFSFIYDKVKGYYCADNGRPPIDPVMLFKMMFIGYLYGIRSERRLEKEIQTNMAYRWFLGLGITERVPHHSTISFNRHKRFDGTSAFQDIFDEVVELAMKHRMVGGRVLFTDSTHLKANANKKKFVKKTVQSPTRTYIKELDAAIEESRREHGKKPLKAREEVSEEKEIKESTTDPESGYMYREGKPEGFFYLDHRTTDMKFNIITDVHVTPGNVHDSQPYIERLERQIERFGFKVEAAATDSGYYTAWICKKLEEMKIMGVIGYRRFHPTRGLFPKWKFKFDKETDTYACPNNQNLYYKTTSREGYQEYHSDPKQCKDCPLLSECTRSRNQKKVVTRHVWEESKELIRKNRLSDTGKMLYKKRKETVERSFADSKELHGLRYCRLRGREHVQEQALMTAAAQNIKKIANHLAKMA